The Rubripirellula reticaptiva DNA window ACAGGCCACCGTCTTTCTTGTTGGCTCGCCATCCACCGGGTTCGTCGGTTTCACCCAGCGCCGTAACACAGTCGACTTTGCCGTCGCGGGTCGCCATCCCGTTGAGGTGACAACAGTCGCCAGGGATGTACTTCGTGATAAACGAGGGCCGCCAAACGGGTTCAAAATTGAACGTGCCACTGCGCCGAGCCAAACACGAGAACCGCGTGTTGACGAATACGACATCGTCATCGATCCAAGCCATCTCGTGGATGTCGATATCACCGGTAAAGTGCGACACTCGCGGCAGGAAACAAGCATCATGCGGATGAGGACTGGCCTGGCGAGCGGGCAGATCATCCGTTGCCTCGCGAGCAGTATCGAGCTTCTCGCAAACAGCCGGGATATTATGGAACTCCCAAACCTGCATTTCCGACCCGATGGCGATTCGGTTGGGCTGGACCGCCATCCCCATCGGTTTGTCGAACAGACGAAAGTGCGTGTTCAGCACGCCATTCTCGGCCCGCAACATCACCAACTTACCGGCCTGGTAAGTCGTCACCATTAACGAAATCCCAAGCTGAGACAGGATCTCGGGCAGGTTGCTTGTGTGGACCGATCGCAACGAGTTCGACGTTGGTTCAATGTCTGTGATTGAATCAGTTTCGTTCAACTCTTCGTTTCCATCTTTGTTCGCGGTGGTGGGAAAATGGACTTTGTATTGGACGAGGCTACGAGCGGGCAGATGGAAAAAGGTTTCGTGTTGGCAAGCCTGGCAATTTCTGACTTCACTTTTCCACATCACTCTGCAGTTTTAATAATCTCCTCGTACGACCTAGAGCAACTAGGACATTTTCTGTCCCGAGCTCCGTCTACGACGCCGACCCAGCGCTACGCAACAGAACAGTCCGAAGGTAGCCAACGAGCTTGGTTCGGGGACGGCAGTTGCATTGATATTGCCTGACGAGGATAAGTTGGGTACTGCGGAGAGTCCATTTGCGTCGGTGAAACCGTCACCGGCGGCAAGCTCAAAGATCAGATCAGTATCACCGCTTACGAGCGAGCCAGTACTTTGAAATGT harbors:
- a CDS encoding TIGR03032 family protein; translated protein: MNETDSITDIEPTSNSLRSVHTSNLPEILSQLGISLMVTTYQAGKLVMLRAENGVLNTHFRLFDKPMGMAVQPNRIAIGSEMQVWEFHNIPAVCEKLDTAREATDDLPARQASPHPHDACFLPRVSHFTGDIDIHEMAWIDDDVVFVNTRFSCLARRSGTFNFEPVWRPSFITKYIPGDCCHLNGMATRDGKVDCVTALGETDEPGGWRANKKDGGLLIDVASNEIVARGLSMPHSPRWYNGNLYLLHSGTGGFGVIDPVTGAYESIIELPGFTRGLSFCGPLAFIGLSQVRETSVFGGVPIAERELAERTCGVWVVNIESGQIVAFVKFEDAVQEIFAVEVLHGSTYPELVNEDCELLAGSYELPDAALADVPAELRR